The Pseudodesulfovibrio sp. zrk46 genome contains a region encoding:
- a CDS encoding PqqD family protein has product MSLFKKRPPEPIISRAEALKMVPVRNSEVREKPVAGGLVQLSYPLAVKPWFGRMAEKVGLWDKRPMIKHLELDEMGTFVWDIIDGEHSVQDIADAFVEKYEVQSREAELSVTAFIKTIGQRGIIGLK; this is encoded by the coding sequence ATGAGCTTGTTTAAGAAACGTCCGCCAGAGCCGATAATCTCCCGCGCCGAGGCCCTCAAGATGGTGCCCGTGCGCAACAGTGAAGTCAGGGAAAAGCCCGTGGCTGGCGGCTTGGTGCAGCTTTCCTATCCCTTGGCCGTGAAACCGTGGTTCGGTCGCATGGCCGAGAAGGTCGGCCTGTGGGACAAGCGGCCGATGATTAAGCATCTGGAGCTGGACGAGATGGGCACCTTTGTCTGGGATATCATTGACGGCGAGCATTCCGTGCAGGACATCGCCGACGCCTTCGTCGAGAAGTACGAGGTGCAGAGCCGGGAAGCCGAATTGAGCGTGACGGCGTTTATCAAGACCATCGGTCAGCGCGGCATCATCGGTTTGAAATAG
- a CDS encoding transporter substrate-binding domain-containing protein: MRRITISLFVVLLVFTSLSLGKDQESKTYRIASYYIPLLVDDSESGAFMELLQEATKRADVQYKIIMAPPKRAMRYFEDNEVIAIIPALLATLVKDSALTSSIFTKQIHAFVRQGDPVPAAISELEGKRVGLTRGFSFPRSITVNEDIEIDYADTTDGSLKKLLEGRVDIVVADGYTALSAIKKMGLTGFDYDLSKILHEQFAYIACQPTEEGKELARKLSVAIDSMKADGTMDRILPDIENPQ, encoded by the coding sequence ATGCGTAGAATCACGATTTCTCTATTTGTAGTCTTGCTCGTTTTCACATCGCTTTCTTTAGGAAAAGACCAAGAATCCAAGACATATCGAATTGCAAGCTATTACATCCCGCTACTCGTTGATGACAGCGAAAGCGGCGCGTTCATGGAACTGCTTCAAGAAGCAACCAAAAGAGCGGACGTTCAATACAAGATCATTATGGCTCCCCCCAAAAGAGCCATGCGCTATTTTGAAGACAACGAAGTTATTGCCATTATCCCCGCCTTACTGGCGACTTTGGTCAAGGACAGCGCACTTACCTCATCCATCTTCACCAAACAAATCCATGCCTTTGTCAGGCAGGGAGACCCGGTCCCTGCGGCGATCAGTGAGCTGGAAGGAAAGCGTGTAGGTTTGACGAGGGGGTTCTCTTTCCCCCGTTCCATTACAGTCAACGAAGACATTGAAATCGACTACGCTGATACCACTGATGGAAGCTTAAAAAAACTTCTGGAGGGAAGAGTCGATATCGTGGTGGCTGATGGATATACGGCTCTCTCAGCTATCAAGAAGATGGGATTGACCGGCTTTGATTATGATCTATCAAAAATCCTGCACGAACAATTCGCATACATTGCCTGTCAGCCAACCGAAGAGGGGAAAGAACTTGCCCGGAAGCTCTCTGTGGCTATTGATTCGATGAAAGCCGACGGCACGATGGACAGGATTCTTCCTGATATTGAGAATCCCCAATAG
- a CDS encoding HAMP domain-containing sensor histidine kinase has protein sequence MSIINHKRLMTIIKGSTSGFSGKTSVLVRAHMVFMVFFFFAYLGVSACLIADIDVIGNLFTGLIFLFGAIFVYIGIFIQHKSVDMLNDSNAELRKHTDVLETKQEQLIALYEELKRETEQREMAQKSEQLKSDFLSQVSHELRTPLTSIYGFTKLIKKDFDSIVSGANIQETHPKKIDRINNNLEIVSHECSRLTRMVTNVLDLAKIESGQTTWDDKPISLRDVIKSSLTAVEGLIHEKEAVSIECDLPANLPTITADADLMTQVLVNVLSNAIKFSDDGIVMLSAKTDDKSITISVSDEGVGIGPDDINSIFDKYYTARSGNTLGAPRLGTGLGLPICKEIVEHYGGDISVESKSGSGSVFSITLPIESVSS, from the coding sequence ATGAGCATCATCAATCACAAGCGGCTTATGACTATTATCAAGGGATCCACTTCCGGATTCTCTGGCAAGACGTCTGTGCTCGTCCGTGCCCATATGGTCTTCATGGTATTCTTCTTTTTTGCCTACCTGGGAGTCAGCGCCTGCCTCATTGCCGACATCGATGTCATCGGCAATCTGTTTACCGGACTCATTTTTCTCTTTGGAGCGATCTTCGTTTACATCGGCATTTTCATCCAACACAAATCAGTGGACATGCTGAACGATTCCAACGCGGAATTGCGAAAGCACACTGATGTATTGGAAACAAAACAAGAGCAGTTGATCGCCCTCTATGAGGAATTGAAGCGAGAGACGGAACAAAGGGAAATGGCGCAAAAGTCCGAACAATTGAAGTCGGATTTTCTCTCTCAGGTCTCCCATGAATTGCGCACCCCGCTCACCTCGATTTACGGATTCACCAAGCTCATCAAAAAGGATTTCGATTCCATAGTTTCAGGCGCAAATATTCAAGAAACACATCCCAAGAAGATAGACAGAATCAACAACAATCTGGAAATCGTCTCACATGAGTGCAGCCGCCTCACCAGGATGGTCACCAACGTGCTTGATCTGGCAAAGATTGAATCCGGTCAAACCACATGGGATGACAAGCCTATCTCACTACGGGATGTCATCAAATCTTCACTCACCGCAGTCGAGGGACTCATTCATGAAAAGGAGGCCGTGAGCATTGAGTGCGATCTCCCGGCCAATCTGCCCACCATCACGGCCGATGCAGACCTGATGACGCAGGTGCTTGTGAACGTGCTCAGCAATGCGATCAAATTTTCAGATGACGGCATCGTCATGCTGAGCGCCAAAACGGATGACAAGAGCATTACCATCTCCGTCAGCGACGAAGGCGTCGGCATCGGCCCCGATGACATCAACAGTATTTTTGACAAATACTACACTGCCCGCAGCGGCAACACGCTGGGCGCTCCCCGGCTGGGAACCGGCTTGGGACTGCCCATCTGCAAGGAAATCGTCGAACACTATGGCGGCGATATATCGGTCGAATCAAAATCGGGAAGCGGAAGCGTCTTCTCCATCACACTCCCGATCGAGAGCGTCTCCAGTTAG
- a CDS encoding PAS domain-containing sensor histidine kinase → MTTYLLIIALVVILILMALVIANRQRAARAFNSKLRLLQTLMNSIPSPIFYKDKNGVYQGCNSAFLEMLGRTEEEVVGKTVYDISPRDLAEVYEKADNDLFAQGGEQRYETKVKFADGSRHDIFFTKAVIRDGAGKVAGLLGVMLDISERKRAEEELRSAHSLLEQKVQERTKELNESNIRLEQTEKASRAQKEFLEKVINSIDYGIVVVNADDYTVKHANASASGGEFREGIRCYELLHKRLRPCAKDDDICPLHLVKESGEPAVTQHEHIGEDGEIHYLETHTYPVFDESGNMPQIIISIMDVSERKRAEIAIVEAKEMAEATSSLMSEFLETTSHELRTPMTSVQGFAKLSLKSFQNTFVPMVDNNPSLASSAERIEENLSIIISESDRMTALINNQLDLSKLQSGTVEWHQSAVLPMDLLEKTENITSSLFIHSPVEFVVECDEGLPMLIADGDKLLQVMLNLVSNAVKFTEQGTIVCKAALGQGAVVFSVSDTGKGIPLDQQDAVFDKFKQIKTKETGKPAGTGLGLAITKKIVEHHGGEIWIESEEGKGSTFFFTIPLGM, encoded by the coding sequence ATGACTACTTACCTCCTTATTATTGCACTCGTCGTGATCCTGATTCTGATGGCGCTGGTTATTGCCAATCGTCAGAGAGCGGCACGGGCATTCAATAGTAAGCTCCGTCTTCTCCAAACATTAATGAATAGTATCCCCAGCCCGATCTTCTACAAGGACAAGAACGGGGTATATCAGGGATGCAACTCGGCCTTCCTGGAAATGCTCGGCCGTACAGAGGAAGAGGTTGTCGGCAAGACGGTCTATGATATTTCCCCACGCGATCTGGCCGAAGTGTATGAGAAGGCGGATAATGATCTTTTTGCCCAGGGGGGCGAGCAGCGATACGAAACCAAGGTCAAGTTTGCCGATGGTTCCCGGCATGACATCTTCTTTACCAAGGCGGTTATCCGCGATGGTGCGGGGAAGGTCGCTGGATTGCTGGGCGTTATGCTCGATATCTCGGAACGCAAGCGAGCCGAAGAGGAGCTTCGGAGTGCTCATTCATTGCTGGAGCAGAAGGTTCAGGAGCGAACCAAGGAGCTCAACGAGTCCAATATCAGGCTTGAGCAGACAGAGAAGGCGAGCAGGGCACAGAAGGAGTTCCTTGAGAAGGTCATCAACTCCATTGATTACGGCATTGTTGTCGTGAATGCCGATGACTATACCGTGAAGCATGCCAACGCTTCTGCCAGCGGGGGTGAATTCCGGGAAGGCATCCGATGCTATGAGCTGCTGCACAAGCGCCTCAGGCCATGCGCCAAGGACGATGATATTTGTCCGCTGCATTTGGTGAAGGAGTCAGGCGAACCTGCCGTCACGCAACATGAGCACATCGGCGAAGACGGGGAGATTCATTATCTTGAGACGCACACGTATCCGGTCTTTGATGAGTCCGGCAATATGCCGCAAATCATCATCAGCATTATGGATGTTTCCGAACGGAAGCGCGCCGAAATTGCCATTGTAGAGGCAAAGGAGATGGCAGAGGCCACCAGCAGCCTCATGTCCGAGTTTCTTGAGACCACATCCCATGAGTTGCGAACGCCAATGACTTCGGTTCAGGGGTTTGCCAAGCTTTCCCTCAAGTCATTCCAGAACACCTTTGTCCCTATGGTTGATAACAATCCGTCATTGGCGAGTTCGGCTGAACGCATCGAAGAAAACCTGAGTATCATTATCTCGGAATCTGACCGAATGACGGCTTTGATCAACAATCAGCTTGATCTGTCCAAGCTGCAATCCGGAACAGTGGAGTGGCATCAGTCAGCCGTGCTGCCCATGGATTTGCTGGAGAAGACGGAAAACATTACGTCGTCCCTTTTTATCCATTCCCCTGTGGAGTTCGTGGTCGAGTGCGACGAAGGGTTGCCCATGCTGATTGCCGATGGAGACAAGTTGCTTCAGGTGATGCTCAATCTGGTGTCCAATGCCGTGAAGTTCACGGAGCAGGGCACCATTGTGTGCAAGGCAGCCCTTGGACAAGGCGCAGTCGTCTTTTCCGTGAGCGACACCGGAAAGGGAATTCCGCTCGATCAGCAGGATGCGGTTTTTGACAAGTTCAAGCAGATCAAGACCAAGGAAACAGGCAAGCCCGCCGGCACAGGTTTGGGACTCGCCATCACCAAGAAGATTGTAGAACACCACGGCGGTGAAATCTGGATCGAAAGCGAGGAAGGCAAGGGAAGTACGTTTTTCTTCACCATCCCGCTTGGCATGTAG
- a CDS encoding VPLPA-CTERM sorting domain-containing protein — MKKSLSMLLVLSMLTCASVANAGYYKFSGDITYTWNQESLSSKYRVGNNVDFVFRIDADAPNTGYVTQVDGDRASLSTFYTSGFYYAEYLGGDAILNYDQNYKATLADDDNWEYNVATTKLNKTPYFSDYSARVNTETASNLITLSTSAYETHMHPYPTVPNWEHYFVDSNKFDLFQNVKWMEGGEEMWAQFKVEHIMLMEYADEISGLNLEGINMKMTATPLPGAIWLLGSGILGLVGIRRRMKG; from the coding sequence ATGAAAAAGAGCCTTTCCATGTTGCTGGTCTTGAGCATGTTGACGTGTGCCTCGGTTGCAAATGCCGGGTATTACAAATTTTCAGGGGACATCACTTACACCTGGAATCAGGAATCCCTGAGCAGCAAGTATCGAGTAGGCAACAATGTTGACTTTGTTTTCCGGATAGACGCAGACGCCCCCAACACCGGATATGTCACGCAGGTGGATGGAGACCGGGCCTCCCTGAGTACGTTCTACACTTCAGGTTTCTATTATGCCGAGTATTTAGGCGGGGATGCGATACTCAATTACGATCAGAACTATAAGGCCACATTAGCCGATGACGATAACTGGGAATACAATGTAGCCACGACAAAACTCAACAAAACGCCATATTTTTCAGACTATTCTGCACGAGTTAATACCGAAACCGCGTCTAATCTGATCACCCTCTCCACCAGCGCATACGAGACCCACATGCACCCCTATCCTACTGTTCCCAATTGGGAACACTACTTTGTTGACTCCAACAAATTCGATCTCTTTCAAAATGTGAAGTGGATGGAAGGCGGAGAAGAGATGTGGGCGCAATTCAAAGTCGAACACATCATGTTGATGGAGTATGCAGATGAAATCTCAGGGTTAAACCTTGAAGGCATCAATATGAAAATGACAGCCACCCCGTTGCCGGGCGCGATATGGCTGCTGGGGTCCGGAATTCTCGGACTGGTGGGCATTCGCCGCAGGATGAAAGGATAA
- the cysS gene encoding cysteine--tRNA ligase, whose product MRLYNTLARQKQEFTPVNEGKVNMYVCGITAYDYCHIGHARSSVVFDVLYRYLRHKGLDVTFIRNFTDIDDKIIKRANEVGKDAGDIAEKFIKEFYVDMDNLAVLRPDVEPKCTEHIGEMIELTQHLIDKDHAYATPSGDVYFKVRSFEGYGKLSGRNIDELDSGARIAPGEEKQDPLDFALWKAAKPGEPSWTSPWGEGRPGWHLECSAMSEKYVSLPLDIHGGGQDLSFPHHENEIAQSEAATDKPFANYWVHNGFVQINSEKMSKSLGNFFTIRDILDKFLPETLRYFLLTMHYRSPLDFSFDALEEAEKGIKRVYSALAQVDVELSKSKWKKSPFPEELVTELDEIEKHWNEAMEDDMNTAGALGHVFSAIRLAGRICEDKNLRKSEGGRDLFNRIKEDIKVWGSVLGIFERVPAEFLTELRDNRASRAGIDPAKVQELLDARKEARANKDFEKSDAIRDELVEMKVEVKDTPQGATWDVL is encoded by the coding sequence ATGAGACTCTACAACACCCTGGCACGGCAGAAGCAGGAATTCACCCCGGTGAACGAAGGTAAGGTCAACATGTACGTATGCGGCATCACCGCCTACGATTACTGTCACATCGGCCACGCTCGCTCCAGTGTGGTCTTCGACGTGCTCTACCGTTACCTGCGTCACAAGGGTCTGGACGTCACCTTTATCCGTAACTTCACGGACATCGACGACAAGATCATCAAGCGCGCCAACGAGGTGGGCAAAGACGCCGGCGACATCGCCGAGAAGTTCATCAAAGAGTTCTATGTGGACATGGACAACCTCGCTGTGCTGCGTCCCGACGTGGAGCCCAAGTGCACCGAGCACATCGGTGAGATGATCGAGCTGACTCAGCACCTCATCGACAAGGACCACGCCTACGCCACTCCGTCCGGCGACGTATATTTCAAGGTCCGTTCTTTTGAAGGCTACGGCAAGCTGTCCGGCCGCAACATCGACGAGCTGGATTCCGGCGCACGCATCGCACCGGGCGAAGAAAAGCAGGACCCGCTGGACTTCGCACTGTGGAAGGCTGCCAAGCCCGGCGAGCCGTCCTGGACCTCCCCGTGGGGCGAAGGCCGTCCCGGCTGGCACCTGGAGTGCTCCGCCATGTCCGAGAAGTACGTGAGCCTGCCGCTGGATATCCACGGCGGTGGTCAGGATCTCTCCTTCCCGCACCACGAGAACGAGATCGCCCAGTCCGAAGCTGCGACCGACAAGCCGTTCGCCAACTACTGGGTGCACAACGGCTTCGTACAGATCAACTCCGAGAAGATGTCCAAGTCTCTTGGCAACTTCTTCACCATCCGCGACATTCTGGACAAGTTCCTGCCCGAAACCCTGCGCTACTTCCTGCTGACCATGCACTACCGCAGCCCCCTCGATTTCTCCTTCGACGCTCTCGAAGAAGCCGAAAAGGGCATCAAGCGCGTGTACTCCGCACTGGCTCAGGTGGATGTGGAGCTGTCCAAGTCCAAGTGGAAGAAGTCTCCGTTCCCGGAAGAGCTCGTCACTGAACTGGACGAGATCGAGAAGCACTGGAACGAGGCCATGGAAGACGACATGAACACCGCCGGTGCTCTGGGCCACGTCTTCTCCGCCATCCGCCTTGCCGGTCGTATCTGCGAAGACAAGAACCTGCGCAAGTCCGAAGGCGGCCGCGACCTGTTCAACCGTATCAAGGAAGACATCAAGGTCTGGGGCTCTGTCCTCGGCATCTTCGAGCGCGTCCCCGCCGAGTTCCTCACTGAACTCCGCGACAACCGCGCCTCCCGCGCCGGCATCGATCCCGCCAAAGTGCAGGAGCTCCTCGACGCCCGCAAGGAAGCCCGCGCGAACAAGGACTTTGAAAAGTCCGACGCCATCCGCGACGAGCTGGTTGAGATGAAGGTCGAGGTCAAGGATACCCCGCAGGGTGCCACCTGGGACGTTCTGTAA
- the ispD gene encoding 2-C-methyl-D-erythritol 4-phosphate cytidylyltransferase — protein sequence MDRPLNNCWGIILAAGSGTRLAEAAGGVRKQYLEYKSAPLFWHSARTFSRVAGVKGVVFVFPPDDAPAMEKQVRQYFKSEDLGIKWTVCAGGERRQDSVFNGLKELPRECQAVMVHDSARPFVSASLITGLIDAINEGARGVIPAVKVTDTIKRVDGDTVTETLKRSELRGVQTPQAFETKLLIEAHEKAVAEGWEVTDDASMVERLADVAVIPGEQGNIKITNPEDLERLAETKTIVPCVGWGYDVHRFGRENDRPFVLGGVPIQGAPTIIAHSDGDVLLHALADAVLGTFGGGDIGTHFPDTDKKFSGADSGVLLKEVLAMASKAKARIAHVDLTVITQVPRLSPHAAQIKKNICRLLGLEPHQVNFKATTEEKLGFTGEKKGIKAVASVTALREM from the coding sequence ATGGACCGTCCGTTGAACAATTGTTGGGGAATCATCCTCGCCGCAGGTTCCGGCACCCGGTTGGCAGAAGCCGCCGGTGGCGTGCGCAAGCAGTATCTGGAATACAAATCCGCCCCCCTGTTCTGGCACTCTGCCCGAACATTCTCCCGCGTAGCCGGAGTCAAGGGTGTGGTGTTCGTATTCCCGCCCGATGATGCCCCTGCCATGGAAAAGCAGGTGCGCCAGTACTTCAAGTCCGAAGATCTGGGCATCAAGTGGACCGTCTGTGCCGGCGGCGAACGCCGACAGGACTCGGTCTTCAACGGCCTCAAGGAACTGCCCCGCGAATGCCAGGCAGTCATGGTCCACGACTCTGCCCGCCCCTTTGTTTCCGCCAGCCTGATCACCGGCCTCATCGACGCCATCAATGAAGGCGCACGCGGCGTGATCCCAGCCGTCAAGGTAACGGACACCATCAAGCGCGTGGACGGCGACACCGTCACCGAGACCCTGAAGCGTTCCGAACTGCGCGGCGTACAGACTCCGCAGGCGTTCGAAACCAAGCTCCTGATCGAGGCCCATGAAAAGGCCGTGGCCGAGGGCTGGGAAGTTACGGACGACGCCTCCATGGTGGAACGACTGGCCGACGTGGCAGTCATCCCCGGCGAACAGGGCAACATCAAGATCACCAACCCCGAAGATCTGGAACGTCTGGCCGAGACCAAGACCATTGTTCCGTGCGTGGGCTGGGGATACGACGTGCACCGCTTCGGTCGAGAAAACGATCGTCCGTTCGTGCTGGGCGGCGTGCCCATTCAGGGTGCCCCCACCATCATCGCCCATTCGGATGGCGATGTGCTGCTGCACGCACTGGCCGACGCCGTACTCGGCACCTTTGGCGGCGGCGACATCGGCACCCATTTCCCGGATACCGACAAGAAATTTTCCGGCGCGGACTCCGGCGTGCTGCTGAAGGAAGTGCTTGCCATGGCAAGCAAGGCCAAAGCACGCATCGCCCATGTGGACCTGACCGTCATTACACAGGTGCCGCGTCTCTCTCCCCATGCTGCGCAGATCAAGAAAAACATCTGCCGCCTGCTGGGACTGGAGCCGCATCAGGTGAACTTCAAAGCCACCACCGAGGAGAAGCTCGGCTTTACCGGCGAGAAGAAAGGCATCAAGGCCGTGGCCAGCGTCACGGCACTGAGGGAGATGTAA
- a CDS encoding C4-type zinc ribbon domain-containing protein, translated as MYEKQIEQLIILQQVDDEIIVLQEEIEQAPKELVGLEEQLEEFKERRIQIDERMDILKDQQKKLGVEIEEDDSKIKKAKNKLMLVGNTKEYHAMMREMDSLEKLNRMREEEQVAVKEEMERQTGATEDLNEEMSGVKEQYQALKTTLEERLAAANKKLDSLNRKRKKACKVVPPPILGRYEFIRERMENPVIVPVTNGVCHGCHIMIPPQIYNDLQKGQQILSCPNCQRLIHWVRAEEAE; from the coding sequence ATGTACGAGAAACAGATTGAGCAGCTGATCATCCTGCAGCAGGTGGATGACGAGATCATCGTTCTCCAGGAAGAGATCGAACAGGCTCCCAAGGAGCTGGTCGGCCTCGAAGAGCAGCTGGAAGAGTTCAAGGAACGTCGCATTCAGATCGACGAGCGCATGGACATCCTCAAGGACCAGCAGAAGAAGCTGGGCGTCGAAATCGAGGAAGACGACTCCAAGATCAAGAAGGCCAAGAACAAGCTGATGCTCGTGGGCAACACCAAGGAATACCACGCAATGATGCGTGAGATGGATTCCCTGGAAAAGCTCAACCGCATGCGCGAAGAAGAGCAGGTTGCAGTCAAGGAAGAGATGGAACGCCAGACCGGCGCCACCGAAGATCTCAACGAAGAGATGAGCGGTGTGAAGGAGCAGTACCAAGCTCTGAAGACCACCTTGGAAGAGCGTCTGGCCGCTGCCAACAAGAAGCTCGATTCTCTGAACCGCAAGCGCAAGAAGGCCTGCAAGGTCGTTCCGCCGCCGATCCTCGGTCGCTACGAGTTCATCCGTGAGCGCATGGAGAACCCGGTTATCGTACCTGTGACCAACGGCGTTTGCCATGGTTGCCACATCATGATTCCGCCCCAGATTTACAATGACCTGCAGAAAGGCCAGCAGATCCTCAGCTGCCCCAACTGTCAGCGCCTCATTCACTGGGTGCGTGCCGAAGAAGCTGAATAG